The following proteins are encoded in a genomic region of Triticum dicoccoides isolate Atlit2015 ecotype Zavitan chromosome 1B, WEW_v2.0, whole genome shotgun sequence:
- the LOC119340366 gene encoding uncharacterized protein LOC119340366 — protein sequence MQHAHPAPLGPCSPPSAKAASCDAMELPFLSKVHGESTFMQGQCHGRLELFRSSTSSSSSMTLRSSPMEGHRRSSRPSDGGGRMMLTGWRLLLCCMGSCACSPTSVISSPLVGRPWPCSSETLAMRFGAHARAV from the exons ATGCAGCACGCCCACCCTGCACCCCTGGGGCCGTGCAGTCCACCAAGTGCAAAAGCAGCTTCCTGCGACGCCATGGAGCTCCCTTTTCTTAGCAAGGTCCATGGGGAGAGTACCTTTATGCAGGGGCAGTGCCATGGAAGGCTTGAGCTCTTCCGCTCCTcaacaagcagcagcagcagcatgacaTTGAGGTCTTCCCCCATGGAAGGTCATCGACGGAG CAGCAGGCCGAGCGATGGTGGTGGCCGAATGATGCTGACAGGATGGAGGCTGCTACTGTGTTGTATG GGTTCGTGCGCGTGCAGTCCGACGAGCGTCATCTCTTCCCCTCTGGTCGGTCGACCATGGCCGTGCAGCTCGGAGACGCTCGCCATGCGGTTCGGAGCTCATGCGCGTGCAGTCTAG